The Manihot esculenta cultivar AM560-2 chromosome 11, M.esculenta_v8, whole genome shotgun sequence genome includes a region encoding these proteins:
- the LOC110626601 gene encoding small G protein signaling modulator 1 isoform X1 yields MSSGEDEKQWSCPKAGAVNLQRVGSLVRDIGEPCLSQSPIKVVIAISRMLKPDKWQAIFDTDGKVFGFQKALKSILVGGVDPAIRPEVWEFLLGCYSLDSTAEYRRQLRTARRERYEDLVRQCQMMHSSVGTGALAYIVGSKIMDMRMLSKDEGRGEAKVKSRHTSFDAANKLENYSDWNNNCTETPYECERESSSDSGELVSVRGSTDSPTYDSCFLPASGQYSSGSHERGGEVHESQYVAKSYFDFPPLPVTDLFDRGEDEGECVVHDFEPSTQQTLSFQDGRMHIFQIDNNIDLIMESGGSPANNVSHYNNSEIEIVHDDDHEPVLWSNNQEYEKEIVNRLRISDVPETSLLNAASQGGATGEDKVSEWLWTLHRIVVDVVRTDCHLEFYEDKKNLARMSDILAVYAWIDPATGYCQGMSDLLSPFVFLFEDNADAFWCFEMLIRRMHENFQMEGPTGVIKQLQALWHILEFTDREIFAHLSRIGAESLHFAFRMLMVLFRRELSFNEALQMWEMMWAADFDESLAFDLEENCPEPLVLHLPRDSGGEIKEESTENGNGKSTEHGNGKSTENGNGCSNDSSQMKHANMDHSMSEDTAMKSALAYPFCGLTRSLWSRSDRMHIGNLVSSTKNGDDELPVFCVAAILIMNRHKIIRETRSIEDMIKIFNDRLPKIHVKRCIRAAIKLRKKYFHKLIKNKNHAAQNGD; encoded by the exons ATGTCTTCTGGAGAAGACGAAAAGCAATGGAGTTGTCCAAAAGCCGGAGCAGTGAATTTGCAGAGAGTTGGTTCACTAGTGCGCGATATTGGAGAGCCTTGCCTTTCTCAATCACCCATAAAGGTTGTTATTGCT ATAAGCAGAATGCTTAAACCAGACAAGTGGCAGGCAATTTTTGATACTGATGGGAAGGTTTTTGGTTTTCAAAAAGCACTCAAGTCTATTCTTGTGGGG GGTGTGGATCCAGCAATAAGGCCAGAAGTTTGGGAGTTTCTACTTGGTTGTTATTCACTGGACAGCACTGCTGAGTACCGAAGGCAACTGAGGACAGCCCGAAG GGAGCGCTATGAGGACCTGGTCAGGCAATGTCAAATGATGCATTCAAGTGTAGGAACTGGTGCACTTGCATATATTGTGGGGTCCAAAATTATGGATATGAGAATGTTATCCAAGGATGAAGGGAGAGGGGAAGCGAAAGTCAAAAGTAGACACACTTCTTTTGATGCTGCTAACAAATTAGAGAATTATAGTGATTGGAATAATAATTGTACAGAAACACCATATGAGTGTGAAAGGGAAAGTTCTAGTGATTCAGGTGAGCTTGTCAGTGTGAGGGGAAGCACAGACAGCCCGACATATGATTCTTGTTTTTTACCTGCATCTGGCCAATATAGTAGTGGTTCTCATGAAAGAGGGGGTGAAGTTCATGAATCACAATATGTAGCAAAGAGTTATTTTGATTTTCCTCCTTTACCTGTCACAGATTTATTTGATCGGGGAGAAGATGAGGGAGAATGTGTTGTGCATGATTTTGAACCTTCTACCCAACAAACTTTAAGTTTTCAAGATGGCAGAATGCACATTTTTCAAATTGATAATAACATAGATTTAATTATGGAATCAGGTGGTTCACCAGCTAACAATGTTTCACATTACAACAACTCTGAAATTGAAATAGTTCATGATGATGATCATGAACCGGTGTTATGGTCTAATAATCAAGAATATGAAAAAGAAATAGTAAACAGATTGAGAATATCTGATGTTCCAGAAACATCCTTGTTAAATGCGGCTTCTCAAGGAGGGGCTACTGGCGAAGACAAAGTATCTGAATGGCTTTGGACTTTGCATCGCATAG TTGTTGATGTGGTGCGAACAGATTGTCATCTTGAATTCTACGAGGATAAGAAAAATTTAGCTAGGATGTCTGATATCCTTGCTGTCTATGCCTGGATTGATCCTGCCACTGGTTATTGTCAAG GTATGAGCGATTTGTTGTCTCCTTTTGTTTTCCTCTTTGAGGATAATGCTGATGCATTTTGGTGTTTCGAGATGCTTATAAGGAGAATG CATGAAAATTTTCAGATGGAAGGACCAACTGGAGTGATTAAACAGTTGCAAGCATTGTGGCACATCCTGGAATTCACAGATAGAGAAATTTTTGCTCACTTGTCACGTATAGGTGCTGAAAGCCTCCATTTTGCGTTCCGAATGCTAATGGTTCTTTTTCGTCGAGAATTATCTTTCAATGAGGCTCTTCAGATGTGGGAG ATGATGTGGGCTGCTGATTTTGATGAATCATTGGCCTTTGATTTAGAGGAGAACTGCCCGGAGCCACTGGTGCTACATCTCCCAAGGGATTCTGGAggagaaataaaagaagaaagcaCAGAAAATGGCAATGGTAAAAGCACAGAACATGGCAATGGTAAAAGCACAGAAAATGGCAATGGTTGTTCAAATGATAGTTCACAAATGAAGCATGCAAATATGGACCACTCAATGTCTGAGGACACTGCAATGAAGTCAGCATTAGCTTATCCCTTCTGTGGTTTGACAAGGAGTTTATGGTCGAGAAGCGACCGCATGCATATTGGCAATCTGGTCTCATCAACTAAAAATGGGGACGATGAATTACCTGTCTTCTGTGTGGCAGCAATCCTCATCATGAATCGGCATAAGATCATTAGAGAAACTCGGTCAATTGAAGATATGATCAAG ATATTCAATGACAGACTGCCAAAGATCCATGTCAAAAGATGCATACGTGCTGCAATCAAACTTCGGAAGAAGTACTTTCACAAG CTGATAAAAAACAAGAACCATGCAGCTCAGAATGGTGACTAG
- the LOC110626601 gene encoding small G protein signaling modulator 1 isoform X4, translated as MSSGEDEKQWSCPKAGAVNLQRVGSLVRDIGEPCLSQSPIKGVDPAIRPEVWEFLLGCYSLDSTAEYRRQLRTARRERYEDLVRQCQMMHSSVGTGALAYIVGSKIMDMRMLSKDEGRGEAKVKSRHTSFDAANKLENYSDWNNNCTETPYECERESSSDSGELVSVRGSTDSPTYDSCFLPASGQYSSGSHERGGEVHESQYVAKSYFDFPPLPVTDLFDRGEDEGECVVHDFEPSTQQTLSFQDGRMHIFQIDNNIDLIMESGGSPANNVSHYNNSEIEIVHDDDHEPVLWSNNQEYEKEIVNRLRISDVPETSLLNAASQGGATGEDKVSEWLWTLHRIVVDVVRTDCHLEFYEDKKNLARMSDILAVYAWIDPATGYCQGMSDLLSPFVFLFEDNADAFWCFEMLIRRMHENFQMEGPTGVIKQLQALWHILEFTDREIFAHLSRIGAESLHFAFRMLMVLFRRELSFNEALQMWEMMWAADFDESLAFDLEENCPEPLVLHLPRDSGGEIKEESTENGNGKSTEHGNGKSTENGNGCSNDSSQMKHANMDHSMSEDTAMKSALAYPFCGLTRSLWSRSDRMHIGNLVSSTKNGDDELPVFCVAAILIMNRHKIIRETRSIEDMIKIFNDRLPKIHVKRCIRAAIKLRKKYFHKLIKNKNHAAQNGD; from the exons ATGTCTTCTGGAGAAGACGAAAAGCAATGGAGTTGTCCAAAAGCCGGAGCAGTGAATTTGCAGAGAGTTGGTTCACTAGTGCGCGATATTGGAGAGCCTTGCCTTTCTCAATCACCCATAAAG GGTGTGGATCCAGCAATAAGGCCAGAAGTTTGGGAGTTTCTACTTGGTTGTTATTCACTGGACAGCACTGCTGAGTACCGAAGGCAACTGAGGACAGCCCGAAG GGAGCGCTATGAGGACCTGGTCAGGCAATGTCAAATGATGCATTCAAGTGTAGGAACTGGTGCACTTGCATATATTGTGGGGTCCAAAATTATGGATATGAGAATGTTATCCAAGGATGAAGGGAGAGGGGAAGCGAAAGTCAAAAGTAGACACACTTCTTTTGATGCTGCTAACAAATTAGAGAATTATAGTGATTGGAATAATAATTGTACAGAAACACCATATGAGTGTGAAAGGGAAAGTTCTAGTGATTCAGGTGAGCTTGTCAGTGTGAGGGGAAGCACAGACAGCCCGACATATGATTCTTGTTTTTTACCTGCATCTGGCCAATATAGTAGTGGTTCTCATGAAAGAGGGGGTGAAGTTCATGAATCACAATATGTAGCAAAGAGTTATTTTGATTTTCCTCCTTTACCTGTCACAGATTTATTTGATCGGGGAGAAGATGAGGGAGAATGTGTTGTGCATGATTTTGAACCTTCTACCCAACAAACTTTAAGTTTTCAAGATGGCAGAATGCACATTTTTCAAATTGATAATAACATAGATTTAATTATGGAATCAGGTGGTTCACCAGCTAACAATGTTTCACATTACAACAACTCTGAAATTGAAATAGTTCATGATGATGATCATGAACCGGTGTTATGGTCTAATAATCAAGAATATGAAAAAGAAATAGTAAACAGATTGAGAATATCTGATGTTCCAGAAACATCCTTGTTAAATGCGGCTTCTCAAGGAGGGGCTACTGGCGAAGACAAAGTATCTGAATGGCTTTGGACTTTGCATCGCATAG TTGTTGATGTGGTGCGAACAGATTGTCATCTTGAATTCTACGAGGATAAGAAAAATTTAGCTAGGATGTCTGATATCCTTGCTGTCTATGCCTGGATTGATCCTGCCACTGGTTATTGTCAAG GTATGAGCGATTTGTTGTCTCCTTTTGTTTTCCTCTTTGAGGATAATGCTGATGCATTTTGGTGTTTCGAGATGCTTATAAGGAGAATG CATGAAAATTTTCAGATGGAAGGACCAACTGGAGTGATTAAACAGTTGCAAGCATTGTGGCACATCCTGGAATTCACAGATAGAGAAATTTTTGCTCACTTGTCACGTATAGGTGCTGAAAGCCTCCATTTTGCGTTCCGAATGCTAATGGTTCTTTTTCGTCGAGAATTATCTTTCAATGAGGCTCTTCAGATGTGGGAG ATGATGTGGGCTGCTGATTTTGATGAATCATTGGCCTTTGATTTAGAGGAGAACTGCCCGGAGCCACTGGTGCTACATCTCCCAAGGGATTCTGGAggagaaataaaagaagaaagcaCAGAAAATGGCAATGGTAAAAGCACAGAACATGGCAATGGTAAAAGCACAGAAAATGGCAATGGTTGTTCAAATGATAGTTCACAAATGAAGCATGCAAATATGGACCACTCAATGTCTGAGGACACTGCAATGAAGTCAGCATTAGCTTATCCCTTCTGTGGTTTGACAAGGAGTTTATGGTCGAGAAGCGACCGCATGCATATTGGCAATCTGGTCTCATCAACTAAAAATGGGGACGATGAATTACCTGTCTTCTGTGTGGCAGCAATCCTCATCATGAATCGGCATAAGATCATTAGAGAAACTCGGTCAATTGAAGATATGATCAAG ATATTCAATGACAGACTGCCAAAGATCCATGTCAAAAGATGCATACGTGCTGCAATCAAACTTCGGAAGAAGTACTTTCACAAG CTGATAAAAAACAAGAACCATGCAGCTCAGAATGGTGACTAG
- the LOC110626601 gene encoding small G protein signaling modulator 1 isoform X2 gives MSSGEDEKQWSCPKAGAVNLQRVGSLVRDIGEPCLSQSPIKISRMLKPDKWQAIFDTDGKVFGFQKALKSILVGGVDPAIRPEVWEFLLGCYSLDSTAEYRRQLRTARRERYEDLVRQCQMMHSSVGTGALAYIVGSKIMDMRMLSKDEGRGEAKVKSRHTSFDAANKLENYSDWNNNCTETPYECERESSSDSGELVSVRGSTDSPTYDSCFLPASGQYSSGSHERGGEVHESQYVAKSYFDFPPLPVTDLFDRGEDEGECVVHDFEPSTQQTLSFQDGRMHIFQIDNNIDLIMESGGSPANNVSHYNNSEIEIVHDDDHEPVLWSNNQEYEKEIVNRLRISDVPETSLLNAASQGGATGEDKVSEWLWTLHRIVVDVVRTDCHLEFYEDKKNLARMSDILAVYAWIDPATGYCQGMSDLLSPFVFLFEDNADAFWCFEMLIRRMHENFQMEGPTGVIKQLQALWHILEFTDREIFAHLSRIGAESLHFAFRMLMVLFRRELSFNEALQMWEMMWAADFDESLAFDLEENCPEPLVLHLPRDSGGEIKEESTENGNGKSTEHGNGKSTENGNGCSNDSSQMKHANMDHSMSEDTAMKSALAYPFCGLTRSLWSRSDRMHIGNLVSSTKNGDDELPVFCVAAILIMNRHKIIRETRSIEDMIKIFNDRLPKIHVKRCIRAAIKLRKKYFHKLIKNKNHAAQNGD, from the exons ATGTCTTCTGGAGAAGACGAAAAGCAATGGAGTTGTCCAAAAGCCGGAGCAGTGAATTTGCAGAGAGTTGGTTCACTAGTGCGCGATATTGGAGAGCCTTGCCTTTCTCAATCACCCATAAAG ATAAGCAGAATGCTTAAACCAGACAAGTGGCAGGCAATTTTTGATACTGATGGGAAGGTTTTTGGTTTTCAAAAAGCACTCAAGTCTATTCTTGTGGGG GGTGTGGATCCAGCAATAAGGCCAGAAGTTTGGGAGTTTCTACTTGGTTGTTATTCACTGGACAGCACTGCTGAGTACCGAAGGCAACTGAGGACAGCCCGAAG GGAGCGCTATGAGGACCTGGTCAGGCAATGTCAAATGATGCATTCAAGTGTAGGAACTGGTGCACTTGCATATATTGTGGGGTCCAAAATTATGGATATGAGAATGTTATCCAAGGATGAAGGGAGAGGGGAAGCGAAAGTCAAAAGTAGACACACTTCTTTTGATGCTGCTAACAAATTAGAGAATTATAGTGATTGGAATAATAATTGTACAGAAACACCATATGAGTGTGAAAGGGAAAGTTCTAGTGATTCAGGTGAGCTTGTCAGTGTGAGGGGAAGCACAGACAGCCCGACATATGATTCTTGTTTTTTACCTGCATCTGGCCAATATAGTAGTGGTTCTCATGAAAGAGGGGGTGAAGTTCATGAATCACAATATGTAGCAAAGAGTTATTTTGATTTTCCTCCTTTACCTGTCACAGATTTATTTGATCGGGGAGAAGATGAGGGAGAATGTGTTGTGCATGATTTTGAACCTTCTACCCAACAAACTTTAAGTTTTCAAGATGGCAGAATGCACATTTTTCAAATTGATAATAACATAGATTTAATTATGGAATCAGGTGGTTCACCAGCTAACAATGTTTCACATTACAACAACTCTGAAATTGAAATAGTTCATGATGATGATCATGAACCGGTGTTATGGTCTAATAATCAAGAATATGAAAAAGAAATAGTAAACAGATTGAGAATATCTGATGTTCCAGAAACATCCTTGTTAAATGCGGCTTCTCAAGGAGGGGCTACTGGCGAAGACAAAGTATCTGAATGGCTTTGGACTTTGCATCGCATAG TTGTTGATGTGGTGCGAACAGATTGTCATCTTGAATTCTACGAGGATAAGAAAAATTTAGCTAGGATGTCTGATATCCTTGCTGTCTATGCCTGGATTGATCCTGCCACTGGTTATTGTCAAG GTATGAGCGATTTGTTGTCTCCTTTTGTTTTCCTCTTTGAGGATAATGCTGATGCATTTTGGTGTTTCGAGATGCTTATAAGGAGAATG CATGAAAATTTTCAGATGGAAGGACCAACTGGAGTGATTAAACAGTTGCAAGCATTGTGGCACATCCTGGAATTCACAGATAGAGAAATTTTTGCTCACTTGTCACGTATAGGTGCTGAAAGCCTCCATTTTGCGTTCCGAATGCTAATGGTTCTTTTTCGTCGAGAATTATCTTTCAATGAGGCTCTTCAGATGTGGGAG ATGATGTGGGCTGCTGATTTTGATGAATCATTGGCCTTTGATTTAGAGGAGAACTGCCCGGAGCCACTGGTGCTACATCTCCCAAGGGATTCTGGAggagaaataaaagaagaaagcaCAGAAAATGGCAATGGTAAAAGCACAGAACATGGCAATGGTAAAAGCACAGAAAATGGCAATGGTTGTTCAAATGATAGTTCACAAATGAAGCATGCAAATATGGACCACTCAATGTCTGAGGACACTGCAATGAAGTCAGCATTAGCTTATCCCTTCTGTGGTTTGACAAGGAGTTTATGGTCGAGAAGCGACCGCATGCATATTGGCAATCTGGTCTCATCAACTAAAAATGGGGACGATGAATTACCTGTCTTCTGTGTGGCAGCAATCCTCATCATGAATCGGCATAAGATCATTAGAGAAACTCGGTCAATTGAAGATATGATCAAG ATATTCAATGACAGACTGCCAAAGATCCATGTCAAAAGATGCATACGTGCTGCAATCAAACTTCGGAAGAAGTACTTTCACAAG CTGATAAAAAACAAGAACCATGCAGCTCAGAATGGTGACTAG
- the LOC110626601 gene encoding small G protein signaling modulator 1 isoform X7, whose amino-acid sequence MMHSSVGTGALAYIVGSKIMDMRMLSKDEGRGEAKVKSRHTSFDAANKLENYSDWNNNCTETPYECERESSSDSGELVSVRGSTDSPTYDSCFLPASGQYSSGSHERGGEVHESQYVAKSYFDFPPLPVTDLFDRGEDEGECVVHDFEPSTQQTLSFQDGRMHIFQIDNNIDLIMESGGSPANNVSHYNNSEIEIVHDDDHEPVLWSNNQEYEKEIVNRLRISDVPETSLLNAASQGGATGEDKVSEWLWTLHRIVVDVVRTDCHLEFYEDKKNLARMSDILAVYAWIDPATGYCQGMSDLLSPFVFLFEDNADAFWCFEMLIRRMHENFQMEGPTGVIKQLQALWHILEFTDREIFAHLSRIGAESLHFAFRMLMVLFRRELSFNEALQMWEMMWAADFDESLAFDLEENCPEPLVLHLPRDSGGEIKEESTENGNGKSTEHGNGKSTENGNGCSNDSSQMKHANMDHSMSEDTAMKSALAYPFCGLTRSLWSRSDRMHIGNLVSSTKNGDDELPVFCVAAILIMNRHKIIRETRSIEDMIKIFNDRLPKIHVKRCIRAAIKLRKKYFHKLIKNKNHAAQNGD is encoded by the exons ATGATGCATTCAAGTGTAGGAACTGGTGCACTTGCATATATTGTGGGGTCCAAAATTATGGATATGAGAATGTTATCCAAGGATGAAGGGAGAGGGGAAGCGAAAGTCAAAAGTAGACACACTTCTTTTGATGCTGCTAACAAATTAGAGAATTATAGTGATTGGAATAATAATTGTACAGAAACACCATATGAGTGTGAAAGGGAAAGTTCTAGTGATTCAGGTGAGCTTGTCAGTGTGAGGGGAAGCACAGACAGCCCGACATATGATTCTTGTTTTTTACCTGCATCTGGCCAATATAGTAGTGGTTCTCATGAAAGAGGGGGTGAAGTTCATGAATCACAATATGTAGCAAAGAGTTATTTTGATTTTCCTCCTTTACCTGTCACAGATTTATTTGATCGGGGAGAAGATGAGGGAGAATGTGTTGTGCATGATTTTGAACCTTCTACCCAACAAACTTTAAGTTTTCAAGATGGCAGAATGCACATTTTTCAAATTGATAATAACATAGATTTAATTATGGAATCAGGTGGTTCACCAGCTAACAATGTTTCACATTACAACAACTCTGAAATTGAAATAGTTCATGATGATGATCATGAACCGGTGTTATGGTCTAATAATCAAGAATATGAAAAAGAAATAGTAAACAGATTGAGAATATCTGATGTTCCAGAAACATCCTTGTTAAATGCGGCTTCTCAAGGAGGGGCTACTGGCGAAGACAAAGTATCTGAATGGCTTTGGACTTTGCATCGCATAG TTGTTGATGTGGTGCGAACAGATTGTCATCTTGAATTCTACGAGGATAAGAAAAATTTAGCTAGGATGTCTGATATCCTTGCTGTCTATGCCTGGATTGATCCTGCCACTGGTTATTGTCAAG GTATGAGCGATTTGTTGTCTCCTTTTGTTTTCCTCTTTGAGGATAATGCTGATGCATTTTGGTGTTTCGAGATGCTTATAAGGAGAATG CATGAAAATTTTCAGATGGAAGGACCAACTGGAGTGATTAAACAGTTGCAAGCATTGTGGCACATCCTGGAATTCACAGATAGAGAAATTTTTGCTCACTTGTCACGTATAGGTGCTGAAAGCCTCCATTTTGCGTTCCGAATGCTAATGGTTCTTTTTCGTCGAGAATTATCTTTCAATGAGGCTCTTCAGATGTGGGAG ATGATGTGGGCTGCTGATTTTGATGAATCATTGGCCTTTGATTTAGAGGAGAACTGCCCGGAGCCACTGGTGCTACATCTCCCAAGGGATTCTGGAggagaaataaaagaagaaagcaCAGAAAATGGCAATGGTAAAAGCACAGAACATGGCAATGGTAAAAGCACAGAAAATGGCAATGGTTGTTCAAATGATAGTTCACAAATGAAGCATGCAAATATGGACCACTCAATGTCTGAGGACACTGCAATGAAGTCAGCATTAGCTTATCCCTTCTGTGGTTTGACAAGGAGTTTATGGTCGAGAAGCGACCGCATGCATATTGGCAATCTGGTCTCATCAACTAAAAATGGGGACGATGAATTACCTGTCTTCTGTGTGGCAGCAATCCTCATCATGAATCGGCATAAGATCATTAGAGAAACTCGGTCAATTGAAGATATGATCAAG ATATTCAATGACAGACTGCCAAAGATCCATGTCAAAAGATGCATACGTGCTGCAATCAAACTTCGGAAGAAGTACTTTCACAAG CTGATAAAAAACAAGAACCATGCAGCTCAGAATGGTGACTAG
- the LOC110626601 gene encoding small G protein signaling modulator 1 isoform X6: MLKPDKWQAIFDTDGKVFGFQKALKSILVGGVDPAIRPEVWEFLLGCYSLDSTAEYRRQLRTARRERYEDLVRQCQMMHSSVGTGALAYIVGSKIMDMRMLSKDEGRGEAKVKSRHTSFDAANKLENYSDWNNNCTETPYECERESSSDSGELVSVRGSTDSPTYDSCFLPASGQYSSGSHERGGEVHESQYVAKSYFDFPPLPVTDLFDRGEDEGECVVHDFEPSTQQTLSFQDGRMHIFQIDNNIDLIMESGGSPANNVSHYNNSEIEIVHDDDHEPVLWSNNQEYEKEIVNRLRISDVPETSLLNAASQGGATGEDKVSEWLWTLHRIVVDVVRTDCHLEFYEDKKNLARMSDILAVYAWIDPATGYCQGMSDLLSPFVFLFEDNADAFWCFEMLIRRMHENFQMEGPTGVIKQLQALWHILEFTDREIFAHLSRIGAESLHFAFRMLMVLFRRELSFNEALQMWEMMWAADFDESLAFDLEENCPEPLVLHLPRDSGGEIKEESTENGNGKSTEHGNGKSTENGNGCSNDSSQMKHANMDHSMSEDTAMKSALAYPFCGLTRSLWSRSDRMHIGNLVSSTKNGDDELPVFCVAAILIMNRHKIIRETRSIEDMIKIFNDRLPKIHVKRCIRAAIKLRKKYFHKLIKNKNHAAQNGD, from the exons ATGCTTAAACCAGACAAGTGGCAGGCAATTTTTGATACTGATGGGAAGGTTTTTGGTTTTCAAAAAGCACTCAAGTCTATTCTTGTGGGG GGTGTGGATCCAGCAATAAGGCCAGAAGTTTGGGAGTTTCTACTTGGTTGTTATTCACTGGACAGCACTGCTGAGTACCGAAGGCAACTGAGGACAGCCCGAAG GGAGCGCTATGAGGACCTGGTCAGGCAATGTCAAATGATGCATTCAAGTGTAGGAACTGGTGCACTTGCATATATTGTGGGGTCCAAAATTATGGATATGAGAATGTTATCCAAGGATGAAGGGAGAGGGGAAGCGAAAGTCAAAAGTAGACACACTTCTTTTGATGCTGCTAACAAATTAGAGAATTATAGTGATTGGAATAATAATTGTACAGAAACACCATATGAGTGTGAAAGGGAAAGTTCTAGTGATTCAGGTGAGCTTGTCAGTGTGAGGGGAAGCACAGACAGCCCGACATATGATTCTTGTTTTTTACCTGCATCTGGCCAATATAGTAGTGGTTCTCATGAAAGAGGGGGTGAAGTTCATGAATCACAATATGTAGCAAAGAGTTATTTTGATTTTCCTCCTTTACCTGTCACAGATTTATTTGATCGGGGAGAAGATGAGGGAGAATGTGTTGTGCATGATTTTGAACCTTCTACCCAACAAACTTTAAGTTTTCAAGATGGCAGAATGCACATTTTTCAAATTGATAATAACATAGATTTAATTATGGAATCAGGTGGTTCACCAGCTAACAATGTTTCACATTACAACAACTCTGAAATTGAAATAGTTCATGATGATGATCATGAACCGGTGTTATGGTCTAATAATCAAGAATATGAAAAAGAAATAGTAAACAGATTGAGAATATCTGATGTTCCAGAAACATCCTTGTTAAATGCGGCTTCTCAAGGAGGGGCTACTGGCGAAGACAAAGTATCTGAATGGCTTTGGACTTTGCATCGCATAG TTGTTGATGTGGTGCGAACAGATTGTCATCTTGAATTCTACGAGGATAAGAAAAATTTAGCTAGGATGTCTGATATCCTTGCTGTCTATGCCTGGATTGATCCTGCCACTGGTTATTGTCAAG GTATGAGCGATTTGTTGTCTCCTTTTGTTTTCCTCTTTGAGGATAATGCTGATGCATTTTGGTGTTTCGAGATGCTTATAAGGAGAATG CATGAAAATTTTCAGATGGAAGGACCAACTGGAGTGATTAAACAGTTGCAAGCATTGTGGCACATCCTGGAATTCACAGATAGAGAAATTTTTGCTCACTTGTCACGTATAGGTGCTGAAAGCCTCCATTTTGCGTTCCGAATGCTAATGGTTCTTTTTCGTCGAGAATTATCTTTCAATGAGGCTCTTCAGATGTGGGAG ATGATGTGGGCTGCTGATTTTGATGAATCATTGGCCTTTGATTTAGAGGAGAACTGCCCGGAGCCACTGGTGCTACATCTCCCAAGGGATTCTGGAggagaaataaaagaagaaagcaCAGAAAATGGCAATGGTAAAAGCACAGAACATGGCAATGGTAAAAGCACAGAAAATGGCAATGGTTGTTCAAATGATAGTTCACAAATGAAGCATGCAAATATGGACCACTCAATGTCTGAGGACACTGCAATGAAGTCAGCATTAGCTTATCCCTTCTGTGGTTTGACAAGGAGTTTATGGTCGAGAAGCGACCGCATGCATATTGGCAATCTGGTCTCATCAACTAAAAATGGGGACGATGAATTACCTGTCTTCTGTGTGGCAGCAATCCTCATCATGAATCGGCATAAGATCATTAGAGAAACTCGGTCAATTGAAGATATGATCAAG ATATTCAATGACAGACTGCCAAAGATCCATGTCAAAAGATGCATACGTGCTGCAATCAAACTTCGGAAGAAGTACTTTCACAAG CTGATAAAAAACAAGAACCATGCAGCTCAGAATGGTGACTAG